The Corallococcus caeni genome includes a region encoding these proteins:
- the fusA gene encoding elongation factor G → MASNVPIEKIRNIGISAHIDSGKTTLSERILFYTGKIHEIHEVRGKDGVGAVMDSMDLEREKGITIQSAATYAMWGDYNINLIDTPGHVDFTIEVERALRVLDGAILVLCSVSGVQSQSITVDRQMKRYKVPRIAFINKMDRSGANYDRVAAQLKEKLGHHAVKLQYPIGAEDRFQGLIDLLSMKAFYFDGENGENIREEAIPADMLDEAKLRRDEMIEGIANVDDELGEAFLMDPASITEAQLRAAVRRATIALKMTPVMCGSAYKNKGVQLLLNAVCSYLPNPKEATNEALDQKNNEAKVILESDPAKPFVGLAFKLEDGRYGQLTYMRIYQGKVSKGDFIINQVNQKKVKVPRIVRMHASEMHDVNDATAGDIVALFGIECASGDTFTDGTVNYTMTSMFVPDAVISLAVTPKNRDTLANFSKALNRFHKEDPTFRVRRDEESAQTIISGMGELHLEIYIERMKREYNCEVVAGKPQVAYRETISQKGEFAYTHKKQTGGSGQFARVCGYVEPLPSDAVQQYEFVDDIVGGSIPREFIPACDKGFQEAVKKGSLIGFPVVGLRVVINDGAFHAVDSSEMAFKTAAIMGFREGYAAAKPVILEPIMKVEVTAPEDFQGSVVGQLNQRRGTILETGTAEGYVTAVAEVPLNTMFGYSTDLRSATQGKGEFTMEFAKYMPVPRNEAEALMAQYKEKQAAEQAARK, encoded by the coding sequence GTGGCCTCCAACGTACCCATCGAGAAGATTCGTAACATCGGTATCTCCGCCCACATCGACTCGGGCAAGACGACGCTGTCCGAGCGCATCCTGTTCTACACGGGCAAGATCCACGAGATCCACGAGGTCCGCGGCAAGGACGGCGTGGGCGCGGTCATGGACTCGATGGACTTGGAGCGTGAGAAGGGCATCACCATCCAGTCCGCCGCCACGTACGCGATGTGGGGCGACTACAACATCAACCTCATCGACACCCCGGGACACGTGGACTTCACCATCGAGGTGGAGCGTGCGCTCCGCGTGCTCGATGGCGCCATCCTGGTGCTCTGCTCCGTGTCGGGCGTGCAGTCGCAGTCCATCACGGTGGACCGCCAGATGAAGCGCTACAAGGTTCCGCGCATCGCGTTCATCAACAAGATGGACCGCTCTGGCGCGAACTACGATCGCGTCGCCGCGCAGCTGAAGGAGAAGCTGGGCCACCACGCGGTGAAGCTCCAGTACCCCATCGGCGCCGAGGACCGCTTCCAGGGCCTCATCGACCTGCTGTCGATGAAGGCGTTCTACTTCGACGGCGAGAACGGCGAGAACATCCGTGAGGAGGCCATTCCGGCGGACATGCTGGACGAGGCCAAGCTGCGCCGTGACGAGATGATCGAGGGCATCGCCAACGTCGACGACGAGTTGGGCGAGGCCTTCCTCATGGACCCGGCCTCCATCACCGAGGCGCAGCTCCGCGCCGCCGTGCGCCGCGCCACCATCGCGCTGAAGATGACGCCGGTGATGTGCGGCTCCGCGTACAAGAACAAGGGCGTGCAGCTGCTCCTGAACGCGGTGTGCAGCTACCTGCCGAACCCCAAGGAAGCGACCAACGAGGCCCTCGACCAGAAGAACAACGAGGCCAAGGTCATCCTGGAGTCGGATCCGGCCAAGCCCTTCGTGGGCCTTGCGTTCAAGCTGGAAGACGGCCGCTACGGCCAGCTCACCTACATGCGCATCTACCAGGGCAAGGTGAGCAAGGGTGACTTCATCATCAACCAGGTGAACCAGAAGAAGGTCAAGGTTCCGCGCATCGTCCGCATGCACGCGTCGGAAATGCACGACGTCAACGACGCCACGGCCGGCGACATCGTCGCGCTGTTCGGCATCGAGTGCGCCTCCGGCGACACGTTCACCGACGGCACCGTGAACTACACGATGACGTCCATGTTCGTGCCGGACGCGGTGATCTCGCTGGCGGTGACGCCGAAGAACCGCGACACGCTGGCGAACTTCTCCAAGGCGCTCAACCGCTTCCACAAGGAAGACCCCACCTTCCGCGTGCGCCGTGACGAAGAGTCCGCGCAGACCATCATCAGCGGCATGGGCGAGCTCCACCTGGAGATCTACATCGAGCGCATGAAGCGCGAGTACAACTGCGAGGTGGTCGCCGGTAAGCCGCAGGTGGCGTACCGCGAGACCATCTCCCAGAAGGGCGAGTTCGCCTACACGCACAAGAAGCAGACCGGTGGTTCCGGTCAGTTCGCGCGCGTGTGCGGCTACGTGGAGCCCCTGCCCTCGGACGCCGTGCAGCAGTACGAGTTCGTGGACGACATCGTCGGTGGCTCCATCCCGCGCGAGTTCATCCCCGCGTGCGACAAGGGCTTCCAGGAGGCCGTGAAGAAGGGCAGCCTCATCGGCTTCCCCGTGGTGGGCCTGCGCGTGGTCATCAACGACGGCGCGTTCCACGCGGTGGACTCGTCCGAAATGGCGTTCAAGACGGCCGCCATCATGGGCTTCCGTGAAGGCTACGCCGCCGCCAAGCCGGTCATCCTCGAGCCGATCATGAAGGTCGAAGTCACGGCTCCGGAAGACTTCCAGGGTTCCGTCGTCGGCCAGCTGAACCAGCGCCGCGGCACCATCCTGGAGACGGGCACCGCCGAGGGCTACGTCACGGCCGTGGCGGAAGTGCCGCTGAACACGATGTTCGGCTACTCCACCGACCTGCGCTCCGCCACCCAGGGCAAGGGCGAGTTCACGATGGAGTTCGCCAAGTACATGCCGGTCCCCCGCAACGAGGCGGAGGCCCTGATGGCGCAGTACAAGGAGAAGCAGGCCGCGGAGCAGGCCGCCCGCAAGTAG